The following nucleotide sequence is from Streptomyces bathyalis.
AGTACTTGAAGGTGTGACGCACGACGCGGACGCCGTACGGTCAACGGGCCGTGCGGCGGCCCTCGTCTGGCTTAGACTCCGAATCATGTCGGACTCGTGGTATTCCGCCCCATCCCCCGACAAACACAGGGGAAGCTCCCGGCAACTGCGCCGCGGAGCGGGTCTGGCACTGGTTTTCGCGAGCGTGCTCGCGACGGGAGCGGCAACCGGTGCCTGGGGCGACGGCGTTCGGGCCTTCGCGGGCTCACGTGACCTGGCGGCGGGGGAGTCTCCCGCGGAAGCGAACTTCGGTGGTGGCGCCTACGGCGACGCCGCCGGCAGAGCAGCCGGTCTGCACGAGGACACGGAGCGCGGTCGCGAGGACGGCGCCCCGTCCGACGGTGAAGAGGCCGAGGAACTGGTGAGCCGCAGCGGCGACCGGTGGTCCTCCGCGTACACGGCACGCGAGTACGAGGGTCTGCGGCAGACCTTGGACGGCGAATACGTCGGCGTCGGGATATCCGTGCGCCGCGAACGGGACGCGCAGGGCCTCCCGTCCGTCGCTGTGGCTCGCGTCGCGCGCGGAAGTCCCGCTGCCCGTGCGGGTGTTCAGCGTGGCGACCGGCTGCGCGCCGTCGACGGCGAGGACGTCTCCGACCATCCCGTCACCGACGTGGTCGCCCGGCTGCGCGGCTCCGAGACCGGCGGCCGTTCCGCGGCCCCGTCCCCGCTCGGCAGCAGTGTCGACGTGGAACTCGACCGCGACGGGCAGCAGTGGAAGGAGACCCTGCAGAGGGTGCGGCTCAACACGGACGCCGTGACCGTGAAGCGCATGGGGCCCACCGTCACCCGCATCAAGGTCTCCTCCTTCACCAAGGGCACCGCGGAGCAGGTCCGTGACGCGGTCACCCGGCAGGTCCCGGCCGGCTCCGGCATCCTGCTCGACCTGCGCGGCAACTCCGGCGGGCTGATCAAGGAGGCGGTCACCGCGGCATCCGTCTTCCTCAAGGGCGGCCTCGTCGCCACGTACGAGCAGCACGGCAGCCAGCGCGCCCTCTACGCCGACGCCCGTCCCGGTGCTGCGGCGGCGGTGGGCAGGGCGGCGCCGCCGCTGGTCGTGCTCGTGGACGGCGGCACGATGAGCGCCGCGGAGCTGCTGACCGGAGCGCTGCAGGACCGCGGACGGGCCGTCGTCGTCGGCTCCCGCACCTTCGGCAAGGGATCCGTGCAGATGCCGCGGAAGCTGCCGGACGGTTCGGTCGCGGAGCTGACCGTCGGGCACTACGCCACCCCCTCGGGCCGCTCCCTCGACGGCGAGGGCATCACGCCGGACCTGCCGATAGACGGCTCCGGGGACGCCGCCGAGCGGGCCCGCACAGTATTGAGTGGCCTGGAGGCCCGGTCGTAGTGGGAGAATGGCCGGGCTATGGCGAAGAAGGACGACAAGAACAAGGGCAAGGCCAAGAAGGCCAAGGACGCGAGCGGCCGTAAGCTCGTCGCGCAGAACAAGAAGGCGCGGCACGACTACCTCATCCTCGACACCTACGAGTGCGGCATCGCGCTCACCGGCACCGAGGTCAAGTCGCTGCGGGCGGGCCGCGCTTCGCTGGTCGACGGCTTCGCCCAGCTGGACGACGGCGAGGTCTGGCTGCACAACGTGCACATCCCCGAATACGCACAGGGCACGTGGACGAACCACTCGGCCCGGCGTAAGCGGAAGCTGCTGCTGCACCGCTGGGAGATCGACAAGCTGATCGGCAAGACCCAGGAGACGGGTCACACGCTGGTGCCCCTCCAGCTGTACTTCCTGAACGGGCGGGCGAAGGTCGAGATCGCGCTGGCCAAGGGCAAGAAGGAGTACGACAAGCGGCATGCCCTGCGCGAGAAGCAGGACCGGCGCGAGTCGGACCGGGCGATCGCCGCTGCGCGGCGGCGGCAGCGGGTGAAGGCCTGAGCGCGGCCCGGTCAGGGTTGCGGGCGGAAGGGGCCCGATACGGGCCTGTCGGTACGGCTGTGCTGAGGCGGGCACTGGTCCGGGTCTGACGGCGGTGGCGAGTTCCGCTCGGTGCGGCCACGGACTGTAAGGAAACCCAACAGTTTGTGGCGGCGGACGCTGCCGGGGTCAAGTCCGCGGTACCGTCGGGCCCGTGCCTGGGCAGTCCGGCGCCGGGAATACGCGGCGGCGCAAAAGAGTTGGCCCTCGTGTGACTAGGTCACGTACCATGGTCACAGCGCCGCCCGTGAGGGTGGTGGGTTGTCAACTCAACATGGGGATGATCGGTTTCGACAGCGGATGTCGAAGCAGGTGAAGCGAGCCGAGGAACGCGGCAATGATCTCGTTAACCATGTGCCGCAAAAAAATAATCGCCAACACTAAGCGCGATTCCTTCGCCCTCGCTGCCTGAGCAGCGAGCGTGAAGTGTCAGCCCGGGTAAGTTCCCGCCCCGGATCCTGGCATCAGCTAGGGAACTCACCGCGTAGGCCCGGTCACGGGGCCTGCCGGGACATCAAACAGTGACTGAGCCCGTCGGAGACTTGTCCACGTGATCTCCGGGGCTGAGAAAATCGAAGTGGACTGCGCTCGGAGAAGCCCTTCTTCTGCTCCGTTGGACGCGGGTTCGATTCCCGCCATCTCCACGAGTGCGAGGGTGATCTGTGTCCGCGGGAAGCGCGGACCGGGTCGCCCTCGTTGTTTTTGCGAGGCTTCGCCTCGCGGGGCGGGGCCCGTGTGGTTGGGGTGGGTCGTCGGCTCTCCCTTTTGCGGGGGCTTCGCCCCCGGGGGCCTCGTGTGGTTGGGGTGCGTGGTCGGCTCTCCGTTGTGCGGGGGCTGCGCCCCCTGCGCCCCCTGCGGCCCCTGTGTGGTTGGGGTGGGTCGTCGGCTCTCCCTTGTGCGGGGGCTGCGGCCCCTGTGTGGTTGGTTCCTGCCCGCTCCCCTTCGAGGGGTCATTCCCCGCCTCCGTCCGTTGCGGGGGCTTTCGCCCGCAGCGTCCGCTCGCGGAGGCTTGCGCCTCCGGCACCGCACTTCCCATTGGGCTGGGCCCGCCGCCACCGCGCACCCACTTGCGCGCCTTGCCAGGGGAGACGTATGCCGCGAGGGGTCCGTACGTACCGATGCGGCGCAGCGCGGCCCGGCGGGGCGCCCCCGCCCAAGCCCGCGGAGGCTCGACAAAGGCGGTGACTGGGGCTTCGGTCGGGCCTGGCTTCCATGCTGTGATGGTGGGCATGGACCGTAAGGAAAAGAATCCGGGGGACGGGCGCAGCCTCCCCGCCGAGTTGTACCTGCTGGCGTGCGACACGGAGAAGGAGAGGCTCACGAAGCGGGACGTGCTCGGCAGTGTGCTGCGTGCGGCCGTACTCATCGAGCTGACCGACCGTGGCTGTCTCACCGACGAGGACGGCAGGGCACGCACCGTCGGCGACAGGCGCACCGGCGATCCACTGCTCGACGACGCGTTGCGCGGCATAGCCGCCGAGAAGCGTCCGCGCAAGTGGAAGACGCTGGTGCAGCGGAACCGCAAGCAGACCTTCGAGGCCGTGGAGCGGCAGCTCGAGAAGGACCGGCTGATCAGGATCGAGCGTCGTACGTGGTTCCCCCACATCGTCGTGGTGAAGGACGCCGCTCTGGCGAAGCGTCTCCATGGGGAGGCCGTCGAGACGCTGACCGGGGGCCGTCCCGTCGAGCAGTTCACGACCCGCCAGGCCGCGCTGACCGCGCTCGCCGCGGTGGGCGGGCTGCCCACCGTCACCTCCGGCAAGGACAGGCGCGAGCACAAGGAGCGCATCAAGGCGCTTACCGAGCGCGCCGGCGAGGCGGGTCCCGCGCTGAAGAAGGCGCTCCAGGAGATGCAGATCGCCACCGCGACGGCCATCGGGGCGGCGGCAAGCGCCGGCACCCAGTGAATGAGGCGGGGAGGCGGTCGGCGGATGGAGCATGAGCCTCACGCGCGACCCGGCCCCGCCGACCAGGAGCCGTTGGGCCCTGACTCGCTCACGTGGAAGTACTTCGGCGACTGGCGCGGGGTGCTGCTCGCCCCCTGGGCGGGCGTGATGCAGAACATGCACCCCGGGCTGGGTGCCGGAGTCGCCGAGCACTCCCGCTTCTTCGAGGAGCGGTGGCAGCGGCTCTTCCGGTCGCTGTATCCGATCGGCGGCGTCGTGTACGACGGTCCGCGAGCAGCCGAGACCGCACGTCAGGTCCGCGGATACCACAACACGATCAAGGGAGTGGACGAGCAGGGCCGCCCGTACCACGCCCTCGATCCGGACACCTTCTACTGGGCGCACTCCACCTTCTTCATGCTCACGATGCTCGTGGCGGACCGGTTCGGACCGGGCCTGAGTGAGGACGAGAAGCGGCAGCTCTTCGACGAACACGTGCGCTGGTGGCGGCTGTACGGGATGAGCATGCGGCCCGTACCGGAGAGCTGGCCCGACTTCGAGGCGTACTGGGACCGGATGGCCCGCGAGGTGCTGGAGGATAACCAGCCGGCCCGCGACGTGCTGGACATCCGCCTCATCGCCAGGCCGCCGGCCTTCTCGTGGATGCCGCACTTCGTGTGGCGTGCGCTGCGCGGTCCGCAGGCCCGGTTCACGGTGTGGTTCACCGTCGGGCTGTTTCCCGCCCCGGTGCGCGAGCGGCTCGGCCACCGGTGGACCGTGCGGGACGAGCGGAGGCTGCGGCGCATCGGGCGGCTCGTCCATCACGCGTGGCGGTTCGTGCCGTTCAGGTACCGCTACCATCCGCGGGCCCGCGCGGGCTGGGCGCGCGAGGCGGGGCTGCGGGCCGCGGACGCTCCCCATGTGGAGTCGCCCGTACGGAACTCGCCGCTGCCGGAGGAGCGCGACTCGCCCAAGCACTATGTGCCGCCGGCCGCGCACGACGCCCGTTGATTGTTTCCCCGTGTGACACGGGTATGGCCGCTCCGACAATGCCGTATTGCGCTTTCTCTCCTGCGCCTCAGGGCTGTTGACCCCCTTACGGGGCGTCGCTAGCTTCGACGGCATGCTCAACTCGCCCGGATTCACCCAGCGCCGTGCCGTGGACTTCCGGCGCGTCGCCTCCGCGCTCTGTAGCTGAGCCCGTCCCCGCGCGGCGGCACGACGCCCCGCGTCCTCTTCCCCAATTCACCGTTTGCGCCTGCCGCATTCGGCACTGAATTCCGCGCTCTTCGGCCGCCCGCGCGCACCTTTTGCCGGCGGCCCGGCGGCGTATGCCCGAACAGCCCAGCACCTGAACGAACCGGGACACGAACATGCCCAGGCCCGCTCCTGACCACCATCGATCCCCGACCCGACCACACGGCCGGCTGCCGCGAGGACCCCGGAGTCTCGCGCTCCTTCTCGCCCTCACCGCCCCCGCGCTGCTTGTGAGTTGCGCACAGCAGGACAGCGCCGGCGGCACGAGCGACGCGAAGCTCGCCAGGACGGAAATCCCCGAGAAGGCATCCCCGAAGACGACGATCACCATCGGTGCGCCCGAGGACCGCGTGCTGCTCAAACTCTCCGGCGCGGCGAAGAAGCTGCCGTTCAAGGTGAAGTGGGCGAACATCAGCGGCGGTCCGCAGTGCTCCGAGGCATTCCGCGCCCATTCGCTGGATCTGTGCGCTTCGGCGGAGGTGCCGTCCATACACGCTCACTGGACGGGCCTGGACACGAAACTCGTCGCGGCGGAATTCCGCAAGGATCCGAAGAAGAATCCCATCTACCGGCTGGGAATCGCCCCGGGTGCACACATCGACTCCCTGAAGGATCTGCGCGGCAAGAAGATCGCGTACAGCCCCGGACAGGCCCAGGGCGCCCTCGTGCTGCGCATCCTCCGCAAGGCCGGTCTGAAGAAGGACGACGTGAAGCTCGTCGAGATGCCGAGCACCGGGGACGTCTACCCGACGGCGCTGGGCGAGCGTCAGGTCGACGCCGCACCGCTCGGCGCGGTCAACCTCAAGCGCTACCCGGAGAAATACGGCAAGGACGGCGGCAAGCTCATCCCGCACGGACTCCGTGACGACGCGTCCCATCTCTGGGCGCCGACCGAGACCGTGGCGGACCCGAAGAAGGCCGCCGCCATCAGGGAGTTCGTCAAGTTCTGGGCGCGCGCCCAGGTTTGGGCCTACGAACACCCGAAGGAATGGGTCGACGGCTACGCCGTCAAGGACCAGGGCCTCAGCCCCAAGGACGGCGAGTACCTCCACAAGCACAACGGTGAGCCGGAGATCCCGGCCGACTGGGACGCGGCCATCCGGCGGCAGCAGAAGACGGTCGACCTGCTCGCCAAGGAGACGGGCAAGAAGAAGTTCGACGCGGAGACGCTCTTCGACCGGCGCTTCGAGCACGTTGCCGCCGCCGCCCTCGAAGCGGGCGGCGGCAAGGCGCATGGGAAGGAGAAGCCGTGAGCGCCGTGACCACGCAGACCCTGGGGCGCCTGACGGGCGCCGTACGCCGGGGGCCGCGCACGAGGACGGGCCCGCGCCTCGCGCCTGGTCGCCCGATCCGGTTCGGCAAGGCACTCGGACCGGTGCTGCTGCTCGCGGTGTGGTCCGCCGGGTCCGCGGCGGGGCTGATCGAGCCCCGTCTGCTGTCGGCTCCGTGGACGGTCGTGAACACCGCCGGCGACCTCATCGCCGACGGCCGGCTCCAGGGCCATCTGGCAAGTTCGGCCCAACGCGTGGCGCTGGGCCTGGTGTTCGGGACCCTGAGCGGGGTGCTCCTCGCCGTCGCCGCAGGACTGAGCCGCATCGGCGAGGGCCTCATCGACGGGCCGGTCCAGGTGAAGCGGGCGCTGCCGTCCCTGGCGCTGGTGCCGCTGCTGGTGCTGTGGTTCGGGATCGGCGAGTCGATGAAGGTCATCACCGTCGCTCTCGCCGTCTTCGTACCCGTCTACATCCACACCCACAACGGGTTGCGCACCATCGACAGCCGCTACGTGGAACTGTCGGAGACGGTGCGGCTGAACCGGCGTCAGTTCATCCGCCATGTCGTGCTGCCCGGAGCGCTTCCAGGCTTCCTGCTCGGCATGCGCTTCGCCGTGACGGCGGCCTGGCTGACCCTCGTCGTCGTCGAACAGGTCAACGCCACCAGCGGACTCGGCTACATGATGGAGCTGGCACGCACGTACGGACAGACCGAGATCATCATCGTCGGACTGGTGGTGTACGGGCTGCTGGGCCTCTTCTCCGACGGGCTGGTGCGATACGCGGAGAGGAAGGTTCTGTCATGGCGACGGACACTCGCGAGCTGAGCGCGGCGGCACGTGCACGTACGGCCGTCCGCATCCACGGACTGGAGCGCTCCTTCGGGGAACGGAAGGTGCTCCAAGGGCTCGAACTCGACATCCGGGCGGGCGAGTTCGTGGCGCTGCTGGGCCGCAGCGGATCCGGCAAGTCGACGCTGCTGCGTGCTCTCGCGGGCCTGGATCACAACGTGTACGGGAAGGGCCTGCTGAGCGCGCCGGCGAACGTCTCCGTCGTCTTCCAGGACGCGCGGCTGCTGCCGTGGAAACGGGTTCTGGACAACGTGTTGCTCGGGCTCACCGGTTCGGACGGGCGCGAGCGCGGACGCGCCGCGCTCGACGAAGTGGGCCTGGCCGACAGGGAGTCGGCGTGGCCCGTCGAGCTGTCCGGCGGGGAGCAGCAGCGTGTCTCGCTGGCCCGCTCCCTCGTACGTGAGCCCGAACTGCTCCTCGCCGACGAGCCGTTCGGGGCACTGGACGCCCTCACCCGCATCCGCATGCACAAGCTGCTGAGGAAGCTGTGCGCGGCGCACCGTCCAGCGGTGCTGCTGGTCACGCACGACGTGGACGAGGCGATCGAACTCGCCGACCGCGTCGCCGTGTTGGAGGAGGGCCGCATCACGGCGGACGTCCCCGTCGAGCTGGACGGTCCGCGTACGCACGGCTCGAAGGAGTACGCGGAGCTGCGCGAGTCACTGCTGGCACGGCTGGGCGTCGACGAGGCGGAACGCGGCGGCCACGGGGCCTCGCAGGAGCTCGCCCAGGAACGCGAGAAGGAAGAGGTGTCCGCGTGACCACGAATGCGGCCGGGCCCGGCCGGGAGTTCCGGGAGAGAGAGCTCCACCTCAATCTGTTCATCTATCCGGGCGGCCACCACGAGGCCGCCTGGCGGCACAGCTCGTCCGACCCGGACCGGCTGCTGGACATCCGCTTCTACCAGGACCTGGCGCGCAGCGCGGAGGCGGTCACCTTCGACGGCGTCTTCTTCGCCGACGGGCCGGCCCTGGCCGACAACGTCCGCTACGCGAGCCGCTTCCGCCTCGAACCGTTCACGTGGCTGTCGGCCATCGCGGCCGCCACCGAACGCACCGGCCTCATCGGGACCGCGTCCACGACGTACTCGGAGCCGTACAACCTGGCACGGCTCTTCGCCTCCCTCGACCACCTCAGCGGGGGCAGGGCCGGCTGGAACATCGTCACCACCGGGGCGCCGCAGGCCGCTCAGAACTTCGGACTCGACGCACACCCCGTGCACGCCGAACGGTACGAGCGCGCCCGTGACTTCCTCGAAGCCGTCACCAAACTCTGGGACAGCTGGGAGGACGAAGCGCTCGTCGCCGACCAGCGCAGCGGGCTCTTCGCCGACACCGACCGCATCCACACCGTCGACCACGAGGGCCCGCTGCTGAAGGTGCGCGGCCCGCTGAACATCCCCCGCTCGCCCCAGGGCAGGCCCGTCTACGTACAGGCGGGCTCGTCGGAGGACGGAAGGGCGTTCGCGGCGCGGTACGCGGAGGCGATCTTCACCGCGCACCAGACGCTGCGCAGCGGCCAGGACTTCTACGCAGACATCAAGAAGCGTGCCGCCCGACTCGGCCGCGATCCGGGGCAATTGCTGGTGCTGCCCGGCATCAGCCCGTTCATCGCGTCCACGGAGGCGGAGGCTCGGCGGCTGCACGAGGACTTCAACGAGCTGACGCAGCCCGAGTATTCGCTCGAACTGCTCCACCGGCTCCTCGGGATCCGCCTGACGCCACAGCAGCTGGACGGGCCCGTGCCGCGCGAGCTGATCGAGACCCAGGGCGAGCGCGGAAACGGCAGCCGCTTCCAGCTCGTCCTCGACATCGTCGAACGCGAACAGCCCACCGTGCGGCAGCTGTTGCACCGGCTTGCGGGCGCGCGGGGCCACCGCGTCTTCGCGGGCACTCCCGAGCAGGTCGCCGACCAGATCCAGCAGTGGTACGAGCAGGGCGCGGCCGACGGCTTCAACGTCATGCCGCCGTGGCTGCCCGGCGGCTTCGACCTCTTCGCGGATCACGTGGTGCCGATCCTGCGCGAACGCGGTCTCTTCCGCAGCGCGTACACCGGCCGCACGCTGCGCGAACACTACGGACTGGCGCGCCCGGCGAGCCGGTACGCACCGCAGGGCGCCGCCGTCTCCGTGGCCTGAGCGGCCCGGGGCGCACGAGCGCGGGAGCAGACATGAGCGCCACCGGGTAACTCCTCACGAACCGGGAGCCGTTCGGAGCAACTCGCCGCGACACCGGTCAGTTCTCCCGAGCCTCCGGCGGGACCGGCGCGATCGCCGAGTCATCTGCCTCAGCGGTTCATGGGCGACGTGGCGTGCGAGGACGAACGGTCCCCGCTTTCCGGTGCGGCGTGGGGAGTGCCGTCCTCCGCCGTGCCGGCCCAGTCCCGCGTGGGGCGGCGTCCGGCGAACTTGCCGAAGACCAGTGCCGCCGCGGTGGCGGTGAGCACGCCGGGCACCATCGAGTAGACGCCCGTCTCCAGCGGCCCGAGGAGGGGGTCGATCTGCTTCCACAGGAGGACCGTGAGGGCACCGGTGAGCATCCCGGCCTTGGCGCCGGCCGCCGTCATCCGCGGCCAGAACAGCGACAGGAGGATCACCGGACCGAAGGCCGCGCCGAATCCCGCCCAGGCGTACGCGACGATGTCGAGTACCGCGCCGCCGCTCAGGGCTATCACGTAGGCGGCCAGCGCCACGGCCAGCACGCTCAGCCGCCCGATCAGCAGCAGCAACCCGTCGGAGGGCTGCCGCTTGAGGAACGCCCGGTAGAGGTCCTCGGTGAGGGACGTGGCCGAGACCAGCAGCTGGCTGTCCGCTGTGGACTTGATCGCGGCAAGCACGGCTACGAGCAGGATTGCCGCGATCCAGGGTGAGGTCAGATCTGCGGACAGTTTGATGAAGACCGTCTCCGGGTTCTTCAGCGGCTTGTCGAGCGCGGCGATCCCGGCAAGCCCGATGAGGGACGCGCCCGCCAAGGCGACGGTCACCCAGCCCACGCCCAGTCGGCGGGCCAGCGGTATCTCCCGTGTGCTGCGGATACTCATGAAGCGGGTCAAGATGTGGGGCTGGCCGAAGTAGCCGAGTCCCCAGGCGAGCAGTGAGATCATTCCGATGGCGCCGAGCGGCTCGCCCGCCGACCACGTCTTGCCGGCGAAGGATGCCTT
It contains:
- the putP gene encoding sodium/proline symporter PutP; its protein translation is MFALTVPAMLTFGIFLIAMVMVGVMTHGETATFDDFTVASRQLSAPAAALSAGAADMSGWLFLGLPGAVYAAGIGATWIAVGLIIGTYLNWRLVAPRLRVYTERVGAVTLPSYLEKRFEDRSRVIRLLSAVVTIVFFTVYVASGLVACGLLADNVFGAGFELGLTVFAVVIVIYTILGGFRALSVSHSIQGTLMFLAAVALPAIAIWKLGGFDALHGQLTAAAPALLDPGAKASFAGKTWSAGEPLGAIGMISLLAWGLGYFGQPHILTRFMSIRSTREIPLARRLGVGWVTVALAGASLIGLAGIAALDKPLKNPETVFIKLSADLTSPWIAAILLVAVLAAIKSTADSQLLVSATSLTEDLYRAFLKRQPSDGLLLLIGRLSVLAVALAAYVIALSGGAVLDIVAYAWAGFGAAFGPVILLSLFWPRMTAAGAKAGMLTGALTVLLWKQIDPLLGPLETGVYSMVPGVLTATAAALVFGKFAGRRPTRDWAGTAEDGTPHAAPESGDRSSSHATSPMNR
- a CDS encoding putative leader peptide, encoding MLNSPGFTQRRAVDFRRVASALCS
- a CDS encoding GOLPH3/VPS74 family protein; translated protein: MDRKEKNPGDGRSLPAELYLLACDTEKERLTKRDVLGSVLRAAVLIELTDRGCLTDEDGRARTVGDRRTGDPLLDDALRGIAAEKRPRKWKTLVQRNRKQTFEAVERQLEKDRLIRIERRTWFPHIVVVKDAALAKRLHGEAVETLTGGRPVEQFTTRQAALTALAAVGGLPTVTSGKDRREHKERIKALTERAGEAGPALKKALQEMQIATATAIGAAASAGTQ
- a CDS encoding ABC transporter ATP-binding protein — encoded protein: MATDTRELSAAARARTAVRIHGLERSFGERKVLQGLELDIRAGEFVALLGRSGSGKSTLLRALAGLDHNVYGKGLLSAPANVSVVFQDARLLPWKRVLDNVLLGLTGSDGRERGRAALDEVGLADRESAWPVELSGGEQQRVSLARSLVREPELLLADEPFGALDALTRIRMHKLLRKLCAAHRPAVLLVTHDVDEAIELADRVAVLEEGRITADVPVELDGPRTHGSKEYAELRESLLARLGVDEAERGGHGASQELAQEREKEEVSA
- the smpB gene encoding SsrA-binding protein SmpB produces the protein MAKKDDKNKGKAKKAKDASGRKLVAQNKKARHDYLILDTYECGIALTGTEVKSLRAGRASLVDGFAQLDDGEVWLHNVHIPEYAQGTWTNHSARRKRKLLLHRWEIDKLIGKTQETGHTLVPLQLYFLNGRAKVEIALAKGKKEYDKRHALREKQDRRESDRAIAAARRRQRVKA
- a CDS encoding S41 family peptidase, with amino-acid sequence MSDSWYSAPSPDKHRGSSRQLRRGAGLALVFASVLATGAATGAWGDGVRAFAGSRDLAAGESPAEANFGGGAYGDAAGRAAGLHEDTERGREDGAPSDGEEAEELVSRSGDRWSSAYTAREYEGLRQTLDGEYVGVGISVRRERDAQGLPSVAVARVARGSPAARAGVQRGDRLRAVDGEDVSDHPVTDVVARLRGSETGGRSAAPSPLGSSVDVELDRDGQQWKETLQRVRLNTDAVTVKRMGPTVTRIKVSSFTKGTAEQVRDAVTRQVPAGSGILLDLRGNSGGLIKEAVTAASVFLKGGLVATYEQHGSQRALYADARPGAAAAVGRAAPPLVVLVDGGTMSAAELLTGALQDRGRAVVVGSRTFGKGSVQMPRKLPDGSVAELTVGHYATPSGRSLDGEGITPDLPIDGSGDAAERARTVLSGLEARS
- a CDS encoding ABC transporter substrate-binding protein codes for the protein MSCAQQDSAGGTSDAKLARTEIPEKASPKTTITIGAPEDRVLLKLSGAAKKLPFKVKWANISGGPQCSEAFRAHSLDLCASAEVPSIHAHWTGLDTKLVAAEFRKDPKKNPIYRLGIAPGAHIDSLKDLRGKKIAYSPGQAQGALVLRILRKAGLKKDDVKLVEMPSTGDVYPTALGERQVDAAPLGAVNLKRYPEKYGKDGGKLIPHGLRDDASHLWAPTETVADPKKAAAIREFVKFWARAQVWAYEHPKEWVDGYAVKDQGLSPKDGEYLHKHNGEPEIPADWDAAIRRQQKTVDLLAKETGKKKFDAETLFDRRFEHVAAAALEAGGGKAHGKEKP
- a CDS encoding ABC transporter permease subunit; translated protein: MTTQTLGRLTGAVRRGPRTRTGPRLAPGRPIRFGKALGPVLLLAVWSAGSAAGLIEPRLLSAPWTVVNTAGDLIADGRLQGHLASSAQRVALGLVFGTLSGVLLAVAAGLSRIGEGLIDGPVQVKRALPSLALVPLLVLWFGIGESMKVITVALAVFVPVYIHTHNGLRTIDSRYVELSETVRLNRRQFIRHVVLPGALPGFLLGMRFAVTAAWLTLVVVEQVNATSGLGYMMELARTYGQTEIIIVGLVVYGLLGLFSDGLVRYAERKVLSWRRTLAS
- a CDS encoding oxygenase MpaB family protein encodes the protein MEHEPHARPGPADQEPLGPDSLTWKYFGDWRGVLLAPWAGVMQNMHPGLGAGVAEHSRFFEERWQRLFRSLYPIGGVVYDGPRAAETARQVRGYHNTIKGVDEQGRPYHALDPDTFYWAHSTFFMLTMLVADRFGPGLSEDEKRQLFDEHVRWWRLYGMSMRPVPESWPDFEAYWDRMAREVLEDNQPARDVLDIRLIARPPAFSWMPHFVWRALRGPQARFTVWFTVGLFPAPVRERLGHRWTVRDERRLRRIGRLVHHAWRFVPFRYRYHPRARAGWAREAGLRAADAPHVESPVRNSPLPEERDSPKHYVPPAAHDAR
- a CDS encoding LLM class flavin-dependent oxidoreductase, whose amino-acid sequence is MTTNAAGPGREFRERELHLNLFIYPGGHHEAAWRHSSSDPDRLLDIRFYQDLARSAEAVTFDGVFFADGPALADNVRYASRFRLEPFTWLSAIAAATERTGLIGTASTTYSEPYNLARLFASLDHLSGGRAGWNIVTTGAPQAAQNFGLDAHPVHAERYERARDFLEAVTKLWDSWEDEALVADQRSGLFADTDRIHTVDHEGPLLKVRGPLNIPRSPQGRPVYVQAGSSEDGRAFAARYAEAIFTAHQTLRSGQDFYADIKKRAARLGRDPGQLLVLPGISPFIASTEAEARRLHEDFNELTQPEYSLELLHRLLGIRLTPQQLDGPVPRELIETQGERGNGSRFQLVLDIVEREQPTVRQLLHRLAGARGHRVFAGTPEQVADQIQQWYEQGAADGFNVMPPWLPGGFDLFADHVVPILRERGLFRSAYTGRTLREHYGLARPASRYAPQGAAVSVA